A region of Pseudomonas cavernicola DNA encodes the following proteins:
- a CDS encoding HAL/PAL/TAL family ammonia-lyase has product MTTHQPEAVVFGERPLSIEQVVSLAQQHSPTQLQSDSAFRQCIAKGAQFLDSLLDREGVIYGVTTGYGDSCVVAVPLEHVEALPRHLFTFHGCGLGKLLEPAATRAVLAARLQSLCQGVSGVRIELLERLQAFLAHDILPLIPEEGSVGASGDLTPLSYVAATLAGEREVLWRGEVRSAAEVHAELDWQPLTLRPKEALALMNGTAVMTGLACLAFSRADYLLQLATRITALNVVALQGNPEHFDERLFAAKPHPGQMQVAAWLRADLAIDAPTAPLHRLQDRYSLRCAPHVLGVLADSLSWLRQFIEIELNSANDNPIIDAEAERVLHGGHFYGGHIAFAMDSLKNLVANVADLLDRQLALLVDSRYNHGLPSNLSGAPAATAMINHGFKAVQIGTSAWTAEALKNSLPASVFSRSTECHNQDKVSMGTIAARDALRSLELCEQVAAATLLAANQGVWLRGHEAEARPLPAPLASMRAQLAEDFPPVIEDRALEAELRLCLTHIRSRHWRLYA; this is encoded by the coding sequence ATGACGACACATCAGCCTGAAGCCGTAGTGTTCGGTGAGCGCCCGCTGAGCATCGAGCAGGTGGTCAGCCTTGCCCAACAGCACAGCCCGACACAGCTGCAAAGCGACAGCGCGTTCCGTCAATGCATCGCCAAGGGCGCGCAGTTCCTCGACTCGTTGCTGGACAGGGAAGGCGTGATCTACGGCGTCACCACCGGCTACGGCGACTCCTGCGTGGTTGCGGTGCCGCTGGAGCATGTCGAAGCACTGCCGCGGCACCTGTTCACCTTCCACGGCTGCGGCCTGGGCAAGCTGCTCGAGCCGGCGGCCACCCGCGCGGTGCTGGCGGCGCGCTTGCAGTCGCTGTGCCAGGGCGTTTCCGGGGTACGCATCGAGCTGCTGGAGCGGCTACAGGCCTTTCTCGCTCACGACATCCTGCCGCTGATTCCCGAGGAAGGTTCGGTCGGCGCCAGCGGCGATCTGACCCCGCTGTCTTATGTCGCGGCGACCCTGGCCGGCGAGCGCGAGGTGCTCTGGCGTGGCGAAGTGCGCAGCGCCGCCGAGGTGCATGCCGAGCTGGACTGGCAGCCGCTGACGCTACGGCCGAAAGAGGCCCTGGCACTGATGAACGGCACGGCGGTGATGACCGGGCTGGCCTGCCTGGCGTTCTCTAGAGCCGATTACCTGCTGCAACTGGCCACCCGCATCACCGCGCTCAACGTGGTGGCGTTGCAGGGCAACCCGGAGCATTTCGACGAGCGCCTGTTCGCCGCCAAGCCGCACCCGGGGCAGATGCAGGTCGCCGCCTGGTTGCGCGCGGACCTGGCCATCGACGCACCGACCGCGCCGCTGCACCGCCTGCAAGATCGCTATTCGCTGCGCTGTGCGCCGCATGTGTTGGGTGTATTGGCCGACAGCCTGAGCTGGCTGCGGCAGTTCATCGAAATCGAGCTGAACAGCGCCAACGACAACCCGATCATCGACGCCGAAGCCGAGCGCGTACTGCACGGTGGGCACTTCTACGGCGGGCATATCGCCTTTGCCATGGACAGCCTGAAAAACCTGGTGGCCAACGTCGCCGACTTGCTCGACCGGCAGCTCGCCCTGCTGGTGGACTCGCGCTACAACCACGGCCTGCCGAGTAACCTCTCCGGCGCACCAGCGGCCACGGCGATGATCAACCATGGCTTCAAGGCCGTGCAGATCGGCACCAGTGCCTGGACCGCCGAAGCCCTGAAGAACAGCCTGCCGGCCAGCGTGTTCTCGCGCTCCACCGAGTGCCATAACCAGGACAAGGTCAGCATGGGCACCATCGCCGCCCGCGATGCCCTGCGCAGCCTGGAGCTGTGCGAACAGGTCGCCGCCGCCACCCTGCTCGCCGCCAATCAAGGGGTCTGGCTGCGCGGCCATGAAGCCGAGGCGCGGCCGTTGCCGGCGCCGCTGGCGAGCATGCGCGCGCAACTGGCCGAGGACTTCCCGCCAGTCATTGAAGACCGCGCCCTGGAAGCCGAACTGCGCCTGTGCCTGACGCACATCCGCAGCCGGCACTGGAGGCTGTATGCGTAG
- a CDS encoding beta-ketoacyl synthase chain length factor, which yields MHFSITQWRAWAPGLESLHDWQAWNRQPWRSAASDAQPDVAFLPALQRRRLSRLARMAFSVAWPLAEPSVGQAQLPLVFASRHGETPRTFALLSDLAEQTPLSPTQFSLSVHNAIIGLWSILRGDTSEMTALAAEGDGLEHAILEAGMLLAAGAPAVLVVIAEDLPPAAYAPWIDDVPFPYAVGLLLTPGKDWRLSLSENTAPAATAEWPHALSLLQTLLSNQSHCQHHWKNRAWTWQHKP from the coding sequence ATGCATTTCAGTATTACCCAATGGCGCGCCTGGGCCCCGGGGCTAGAAAGCCTGCACGACTGGCAAGCATGGAATCGGCAGCCGTGGCGGTCTGCCGCTAGCGATGCACAACCGGACGTCGCGTTTCTCCCCGCCCTGCAACGCCGCCGTCTCAGCCGCTTGGCCCGCATGGCCTTCAGCGTCGCCTGGCCCCTCGCCGAGCCGAGCGTAGGGCAGGCACAGCTGCCGCTGGTTTTCGCCTCTCGGCACGGCGAAACCCCACGCACCTTCGCCCTGCTGAGTGACCTGGCCGAGCAAACGCCCCTCTCACCTACGCAGTTCAGCCTCTCGGTGCATAACGCGATCATTGGCCTGTGGTCGATCCTGCGCGGCGACACCAGCGAGATGACCGCGCTGGCCGCCGAGGGCGACGGCCTCGAGCACGCGATCCTCGAAGCCGGCATGTTGCTGGCGGCAGGCGCGCCGGCGGTGCTGGTGGTGATTGCCGAGGATCTACCGCCAGCAGCCTACGCACCCTGGATCGACGACGTGCCGTTTCCCTATGCCGTTGGTCTGTTGTTGACGCCCGGCAAGGACTGGCGACTGAGCCTCAGCGAAAATACCGCGCCCGCGGCAACAGCCGAGTGGCCGCATGCCCTGAGCCTGCTGCAAACCCTGTTAAGCAATCAATCTCACTGCCAGCATCATTGGAAGAATCGCGCATGGACCTGGCAACACAAGCCCTGA
- a CDS encoding universal stress protein: MVIKHILIAHDLRSTADLALRRATQLARQHHARLTLLHVIESNQPAAVQEKAEQALDSSLTRFAPRGSELHIQIGRPADVILNQIQDLQADLLVLGAHHERHEFFSGTTLDRIARGCHIPLLLASIDDDAPYQRALAALNFSLCACNAFGHAYRLLPAAAELHALHVFETPKGSPAEVEALLATQRMLIEQLLLDETRNLPAKGPTLSHELQPGTLPHTLHEAIGKYRPQLLVLGSHGRSALSQALLGCLTQHFLHKAPCDVLMVR, from the coding sequence ATGGTCATCAAACATATCCTTATTGCCCATGACTTACGCAGCACAGCGGACCTAGCCCTACGCCGTGCCACTCAATTGGCGCGCCAGCATCACGCCCGCCTGACCTTGCTGCATGTCATCGAGAGCAACCAACCGGCCGCCGTACAGGAAAAAGCCGAGCAGGCGCTCGACAGCAGCCTGACCCGCTTCGCCCCGCGCGGCAGCGAACTGCACATACAGATCGGGCGCCCGGCCGATGTAATCTTGAACCAGATCCAGGACCTGCAAGCCGATCTGCTGGTGCTCGGCGCCCATCATGAACGCCACGAGTTTTTCTCCGGCACCACCCTCGACCGCATCGCCCGCGGCTGTCACATCCCGCTGCTGCTGGCCTCGATCGACGACGACGCTCCCTACCAGCGCGCCCTGGCCGCATTGAATTTTTCCCTCTGTGCCTGCAATGCGTTCGGCCATGCCTACCGCCTGCTGCCGGCGGCAGCCGAGCTGCATGCCCTGCACGTATTCGAGACGCCCAAGGGCTCCCCAGCGGAAGTCGAGGCCCTGCTGGCCACCCAGCGCATGCTGATCGAGCAATTGCTGCTCGACGAAACGCGGAACCTGCCGGCCAAGGGCCCCACGCTCAGCCACGAGCTCCAGCCGGGCACTCTGCCGCACACGCTCCATGAGGCCATCGGCAAATACCGGCCGCAACTTCTGGTGCTTGGCAGCCACGGCCGCAGCGCCCTGTCCCAGGCCTTGCTCGGCTGCCTGACGCAACACTTCCTGCACAAGGCGCCCTGCGATGTGTTGATGGTGCGGTAA
- a CDS encoding acyl-CoA synthetase family protein: MNWLDLEHLLLAEQPARPVTREPTLLHGELREQALCLAAGLQARGVRRLAVHLDDAAELAIALLGAWRAGVSVLLPADLQAQTRQRLNAEVDLWLSDQPGDASLPSLLAEPLPGALLALDHCTLTLCTSGSSGEPKLIGKSLRQLSNEVQALERLWGAELGDACIIGSVAAQHIYGLLFRVLWPLCAGRLFLRHAQPFPEDLQRTSLSLGRRASVASADEPVFNAAACAKPAAASSSSDFAWVASPALLKRMGDNLDWPALRRVRRVFSSGGALPLEAAQQLQENLGQWPTEIFGSSETGGIAWRQGASLWQPFADVQLSLNSEGALRIESPYLPSGHIEQTADGAKLEADGRFELLGRLDRIVKLEEKRISLPMLEQALASHPWVHEARLGVVQDNRAYLGALVALSDAGLHALRNQGRRTLTGSLRQHLSQHCAALALPRRWRLVRQLPLNAQGKLPQAELERLLYAPRTLQPQLLSQRFDAGQWRLELEVPLDLAHFTGHFPHTPILPGVVQIDWALTLAQQLMCLPPRFAGMEVLKFQQLARPGDRLQLCLRFDAERGKLYFTYRSGAAACSSGRILLGDARA, encoded by the coding sequence ATGAACTGGCTTGACCTTGAGCACTTGCTGCTCGCGGAACAACCGGCGCGCCCGGTCACGCGAGAGCCAACGCTGCTGCACGGGGAACTGCGCGAGCAGGCCCTATGCCTGGCCGCCGGCCTGCAAGCGCGTGGTGTCCGGCGCCTGGCCGTGCATTTGGACGATGCCGCCGAGCTGGCCATCGCCCTGCTCGGTGCCTGGCGTGCCGGGGTCAGCGTGCTACTGCCGGCCGACCTACAAGCGCAAACCCGCCAGCGCCTGAACGCTGAAGTCGACCTCTGGCTGAGCGATCAACCCGGCGACGCCAGCCTGCCCAGCCTGCTCGCTGAGCCACTGCCGGGCGCCCTGCTGGCGCTCGATCACTGCACCCTGACCCTCTGTACTTCAGGCTCCAGCGGCGAGCCCAAGCTGATCGGCAAGTCCCTGCGCCAGCTGAGCAATGAAGTCCAAGCCCTGGAACGCCTGTGGGGCGCTGAGCTGGGGGATGCCTGCATCATTGGCAGCGTGGCTGCGCAGCATATCTACGGCCTGCTGTTCCGGGTGCTCTGGCCGCTCTGCGCCGGGCGGTTGTTCCTGCGCCACGCGCAGCCGTTCCCGGAAGACCTGCAGCGCACCAGCTTGAGCCTCGGACGGCGCGCAAGCGTCGCGAGCGCAGATGAGCCTGTTTTTAACGCAGCGGCATGCGCGAAGCCCGCAGCAGCTTCCTCGTCGTCCGATTTTGCCTGGGTCGCCAGCCCCGCGTTGCTCAAGCGCATGGGCGACAACCTCGACTGGCCGGCGTTGCGCCGCGTACGCCGGGTGTTTTCCTCGGGCGGCGCCCTGCCACTCGAGGCCGCGCAGCAGTTGCAGGAAAACCTCGGCCAGTGGCCGACGGAGATCTTCGGCAGTTCGGAAACCGGCGGCATCGCCTGGCGCCAGGGTGCCAGCCTGTGGCAGCCCTTCGCCGACGTGCAGTTGAGCCTGAATAGCGAAGGCGCGCTGCGGATCGAATCGCCGTACCTGCCCAGTGGGCATATCGAACAAACCGCCGACGGCGCCAAGCTCGAGGCCGACGGTCGCTTCGAACTGCTCGGGCGCCTCGACCGCATCGTCAAGCTGGAAGAAAAACGCATCTCCCTGCCGATGCTCGAACAAGCCCTGGCCAGCCACCCTTGGGTACACGAAGCGCGCCTCGGGGTGGTTCAGGACAACCGCGCCTACCTCGGCGCTCTGGTCGCCTTGAGCGACGCCGGCCTGCACGCCTTGCGCAATCAGGGCCGGCGCACGTTGACCGGCAGCCTGCGCCAGCATCTTAGCCAGCACTGTGCCGCGCTGGCCCTGCCGCGCCGCTGGCGACTGGTGCGGCAACTGCCGTTGAACGCCCAGGGCAAACTGCCGCAGGCCGAGTTGGAGCGGCTGCTCTATGCCCCGCGCACCCTGCAACCGCAACTGCTCAGCCAGCGCTTCGATGCCGGCCAGTGGCGACTGGAGCTGGAAGTACCGCTCGATCTGGCGCACTTCACCGGGCACTTCCCGCACACACCGATTCTGCCTGGTGTGGTGCAGATCGACTGGGCGCTGACCCTGGCCCAACAACTGATGTGCCTGCCGCCGCGCTTTGCCGGCATGGAAGTGCTGAAGTTCCAGCAACTGGCCCGCCCCGGCGATCGCCTGCAACTGTGCCTGCGATTCGACGCCGAACGCGGCAAGCTGTACTTCACCTATCGCAGCGGCGCAGCGGCCTGTTCGTCGGGAAGGATCTTGTTGGGGGACGCGCGTGCTTGA
- a CDS encoding glycosyl transferase, whose amino-acid sequence MSREHWAKHNERGSFLLMRFTAWAARNLGRRVLSPLLYLIVLYFFLFGRRARLSIWDYQRHLAAWSGRHELRPSLRSVFGQFMAFADALLDKLDVWNGRLRLEQIDIRDPANLRAQLRGERGQMLVGAHLGNLEVCRALAELGEQVQMNVLVHTKHAEQFNRLLGQAGASHLRLIQVSELDPAIMLQLSQRLERGEWLAIAGDRVPLHGSRNAQVDFLGQPADLPQGPWLLAGLLQCPINLLFCLKRHKRYRLILEPFAERIEWRRSEREQVIRHWAQRYADRLGHHCLQAPQQWFNFFPFWNTHDDTSA is encoded by the coding sequence ATGAGCCGCGAACACTGGGCCAAGCACAACGAGCGCGGCAGTTTCCTGCTGATGCGGTTCACCGCCTGGGCCGCGCGCAATCTCGGGCGGCGAGTGCTCAGCCCGTTGCTTTATCTGATTGTCCTGTACTTCTTCCTGTTCGGCCGCCGCGCCCGCCTGAGCATCTGGGACTACCAGCGCCACCTCGCCGCCTGGAGTGGCCGCCACGAGTTGCGCCCTTCGCTGCGCTCGGTGTTCGGCCAGTTCATGGCCTTCGCCGACGCCCTGCTGGACAAACTCGACGTCTGGAACGGCCGCCTGCGCCTCGAACAGATCGACATCCGTGACCCGGCCAACCTGCGCGCCCAGCTACGCGGTGAGCGCGGGCAGATGTTGGTCGGCGCGCACCTGGGCAACCTCGAAGTCTGTCGCGCCCTGGCCGAACTCGGCGAGCAGGTGCAAATGAACGTACTGGTGCATACCAAACACGCCGAACAGTTCAATCGCCTGCTCGGCCAGGCCGGCGCCAGCCACCTGCGGCTGATCCAGGTCAGCGAGCTGGACCCGGCGATCATGCTGCAACTGAGCCAGCGCCTGGAGCGTGGCGAGTGGCTGGCGATCGCCGGTGACCGCGTACCGCTGCACGGCTCACGCAACGCCCAGGTGGATTTCCTCGGCCAGCCCGCCGACCTGCCGCAAGGCCCGTGGCTGCTGGCCGGGCTGCTGCAATGCCCGATCAATCTGCTGTTCTGCCTGAAACGACACAAGCGCTATCGACTGATCCTCGAACCCTTCGCCGAACGGATCGAATGGCGCCGTAGCGAGCGCGAGCAAGTGATCCGCCACTGGGCCCAACGCTATGCCGACCGCCTGGGTCATCACTGCCTGCAAGCACCGCAGCAATGGTTCAACTTCTTCCCTTTCTGGAATACCCATGACGACACATCAGCCTGA
- a CDS encoding lysophospholipid acyltransferase family protein, producing MDLATQALNRRPNAPYLWRLLATGASFALFGLGGLCLRVLIFPLLALLPGDTLSRQRRARATISRLFWLFVQFMYRSGVLTFEVEGAERLGRSGQLIIANHPSLIDVVVLIALIRDANCVVKQSLWDNPFMRGPIRAARYISNSGSLDMLDEAADALRQGQTLIVFPEGTRTTPGQAPQFHRGAAAIALRGATLVTPVVISVSPTTLTKAEPWYRIPSRRFHFHLRVGDDIDPQLFAAQGPAPSASRKLNDHLHQHFIKELATDERSAA from the coding sequence ATGGACCTGGCAACACAAGCCCTGAACCGGCGCCCCAACGCGCCCTACCTGTGGCGGCTGCTCGCCACTGGCGCAAGCTTCGCCCTCTTCGGCCTCGGCGGCCTATGCCTGCGCGTGCTGATCTTCCCGCTGCTGGCGCTGCTGCCGGGCGATACCCTGAGCCGGCAACGCCGTGCGCGCGCCACCATCAGTCGGCTGTTCTGGCTGTTCGTGCAATTCATGTATCGCAGCGGTGTACTGACGTTCGAAGTGGAAGGCGCCGAGCGCCTGGGGCGATCGGGCCAGCTGATCATCGCCAATCACCCCTCGCTGATCGATGTGGTGGTGCTGATCGCGCTGATCCGCGACGCCAACTGCGTGGTCAAGCAGAGCCTGTGGGACAACCCCTTCATGCGCGGGCCGATCCGCGCCGCGCGCTACATCAGCAACAGCGGCAGCCTGGATATGCTCGACGAAGCCGCCGACGCCCTGCGCCAAGGCCAGACGCTGATCGTATTCCCCGAAGGCACCCGTACCACGCCCGGCCAAGCCCCGCAATTCCACCGCGGCGCCGCGGCCATCGCCCTGCGCGGCGCCACGCTGGTCACCCCGGTCGTGATCAGCGTCAGCCCGACCACCCTGACCAAGGCCGAGCCCTGGTACCGCATTCCGTCGCGACGTTTTCACTTTCACCTGCGCGTCGGCGACGATATCGACCCGCAACTGTTCGCCGCACAGGGCCCCGCGCCCAGCGCCTCGCGCAAACTCAACGACCATTTGCACCAGCATTTCATTAAGGAGCTCGCCACAGATGAGCGATCTGCAGCTTGA
- a CDS encoding acyl-CoA thioesterase, whose product MRSRGVIQTEVEILVPFFDVDSMEVVWHGHYVKYLEIARCALLDKLAHNYAQMREAGYAWPIIDLQLRYMRGARFGQRLTVRADLVEWENRLKINYLISDAQTGERMTRGSTVQVAVEIATREMLLASPKVFVAAVERVLQ is encoded by the coding sequence ATGCGTAGCCGCGGCGTAATACAGACCGAGGTCGAAATCCTCGTCCCGTTCTTCGACGTCGACTCGATGGAAGTGGTCTGGCACGGCCATTACGTCAAATACCTGGAAATCGCCCGCTGCGCCCTGCTGGACAAGCTCGCGCACAACTACGCGCAGATGCGCGAGGCCGGCTACGCCTGGCCGATCATCGATTTGCAGCTGCGCTACATGCGCGGCGCGCGCTTCGGTCAGCGGCTCACGGTGCGTGCCGATCTGGTCGAGTGGGAAAACCGCCTGAAGATCAATTACCTGATCAGCGACGCGCAAACCGGTGAACGCATGACCCGTGGCAGCACCGTGCAAGTCGCGGTGGAAATCGCCACGCGGGAAATGCTCCTGGCTTCGCCAAAGGTGTTCGTCGCGGCGGTTGAGCGGGTGTTGCAGTGA
- a CDS encoding phosphopantetheine-binding protein, with the protein MSDLQLEIKQLIIEALGLEDIGPDDIDAEMTLFGEGLGLDSVDALELGLAIQKRFGFKIDADAKDTRKHFANVASLAVFVTGQKAA; encoded by the coding sequence ATGAGCGATCTGCAGCTTGAGATTAAACAGCTGATCATCGAGGCCTTGGGCCTGGAAGACATCGGCCCAGACGACATCGACGCCGAAATGACCCTCTTCGGTGAAGGCCTCGGCCTCGACTCGGTCGACGCCCTGGAACTGGGCCTGGCGATTCAGAAGCGCTTCGGCTTCAAGATCGACGCCGACGCCAAAGATACCCGCAAGCATTTTGCCAACGTGGCCAGCCTCGCAGTCTTCGTGACCGGCCAGAAAGCCGCGTGA
- a CDS encoding acyl carrier protein: MQNRDEIFSTLRDALVDLFELEPERINLEANLYQDLEIDSIDAVDLIDHIKRKTGKKLAAEEFKAVRSVGDVVEAVYRLVNAPAA; encoded by the coding sequence ATGCAAAACCGTGACGAGATTTTCAGCACCCTGCGCGACGCCCTGGTGGACCTGTTCGAGCTCGAACCCGAGCGGATCAACCTTGAAGCCAACCTCTATCAGGATCTGGAAATCGACAGCATCGACGCCGTCGACCTGATCGACCACATCAAGCGCAAAACCGGCAAGAAACTCGCCGCCGAGGAGTTCAAAGCGGTACGCAGCGTCGGTGACGTGGTCGAGGCGGTGTATCGCCTGGTCAATGCACCCGCGGCATGA
- the trxC gene encoding thioredoxin TrxC: protein MSDPLLIPCPHCNGLNRIPGERLADTPRCGRCKDEVLTGKPFDLTHSSYASQIKGDLPLLLDVWASWCGPCQSFAPIFQQAAWQLVGRCRLAKLDSEANQQLSAQLGVRSIPSLILFKGGREVARQSGALPLPQLLAWLHSQGI from the coding sequence ATGTCCGACCCTCTGCTGATTCCCTGCCCGCACTGCAACGGCCTCAACCGCATCCCCGGCGAACGCCTCGCTGATACGCCGCGCTGCGGGCGCTGCAAAGATGAAGTCCTGACCGGCAAACCCTTCGATCTGACGCACAGCAGTTACGCCAGCCAGATCAAAGGCGACCTGCCGCTGCTGCTGGATGTCTGGGCCAGTTGGTGCGGACCCTGCCAATCTTTTGCGCCGATCTTCCAACAAGCCGCCTGGCAGTTAGTTGGGCGCTGCCGTCTGGCCAAACTCGATAGCGAAGCCAATCAACAGCTGTCCGCACAACTGGGCGTGCGCTCGATCCCCAGCCTGATTCTGTTCAAAGGCGGTCGTGAAGTGGCACGCCAGAGCGGCGCCCTGCCGTTGCCGCAACTGCTGGCCTGGCTGCATAGCCAAGGCATCTGA
- a CDS encoding ParA family protein produces MRRVVFNQKGGVGKSSIACNLAAVSAAQGHRTLLVDLDSQANSTQYLTGLTGDEIPMGIADFFKQTLSAGAFARKGKVDIYETPFDNLHVVTATAELADLQPKLEAKHKINKLRKLLDELAEDYDRIYLDTPPALNFYTVSALIAADRCLIPFDCDSFSRQALYGLLAEIDELKEDHNEGLEVEGIVVNQFQPRATLPQQLLDELIAENLPVLPVYLTSSVKMRESHQASTPLIFLEPRHKLTQQFVELHRLLESEG; encoded by the coding sequence ATGCGGCGCGTGGTATTCAATCAGAAAGGCGGTGTGGGTAAGTCCAGTATCGCTTGCAACCTGGCGGCGGTGAGTGCGGCGCAGGGTCATCGCACGCTGCTGGTCGACCTGGATTCGCAGGCCAACTCGACGCAGTACCTTACCGGCCTGACCGGCGACGAGATTCCCATGGGCATCGCCGACTTCTTCAAGCAGACCCTGTCCGCCGGGGCTTTTGCCAGGAAAGGCAAGGTCGATATCTACGAGACTCCATTCGACAACCTGCATGTGGTCACCGCCACCGCCGAGTTGGCCGACCTGCAGCCGAAGCTGGAGGCCAAGCACAAGATCAACAAACTGCGAAAGTTGCTGGATGAGTTGGCCGAGGACTACGACCGAATCTACCTGGATACTCCGCCAGCGCTGAACTTCTACACGGTTTCCGCGCTGATCGCCGCCGACCGCTGCCTGATTCCCTTCGATTGCGACAGCTTCTCTCGCCAGGCGCTGTATGGCCTGCTCGCCGAGATCGACGAACTGAAGGAGGACCACAACGAGGGGCTGGAAGTCGAGGGCATAGTGGTCAATCAGTTTCAGCCGCGCGCGACCTTGCCGCAGCAGCTGCTGGATGAGCTGATCGCCGAGAACTTGCCGGTGCTGCCGGTGTATCTGACCAGCTCGGTGAAGATGCGCGAGTCGCACCAGGCGTCCACCCCGCTGATCTTCCTCGAACCGCGACACAAGCTGACGCAGCAGTTCGTCGAGCTGCACCGTTTGCTGGAAAGCGAGGGCTAA
- a CDS encoding YiiD C-terminal domain-containing protein — protein sequence MPFPAEIARQFTEEKIAFVKRTNLKAEVLEPGFVRLRVPLAGNENHIGTLYAGALFTLAEIPGGALFITSFDASRFYPIVKEMNLRFRRPATGDIWVEARLSAEEIERLQTEAATNGKAEYLLELKLTDSSGEVVAESRGLYQLRAH from the coding sequence ATGCCGTTTCCCGCCGAGATCGCCCGCCAGTTCACCGAAGAAAAAATCGCCTTCGTCAAACGCACGAACCTCAAGGCCGAGGTGCTCGAGCCGGGCTTCGTCCGCCTGCGCGTGCCATTGGCGGGCAACGAGAACCATATCGGCACCCTGTACGCCGGCGCGCTGTTCACCCTGGCGGAAATCCCCGGCGGCGCGTTGTTTATCACCAGCTTCGACGCCAGCCGCTTCTACCCCATCGTCAAGGAAATGAATCTGCGCTTTCGCCGCCCGGCCACCGGCGACATCTGGGTCGAGGCGCGACTGAGCGCGGAAGAAATCGAACGCCTGCAAACAGAGGCGGCGACCAACGGCAAAGCCGAGTATTTGCTGGAGCTGAAACTGACCGACAGCAGCGGTGAAGTAGTGGCCGAAAGCCGCGGCCTCTATCAATTGCGTGCGCACTGA
- a CDS encoding glycosyltransferase family 2 protein: MIPVYNHEHAVSAVLQGLLAAGLPCVLVDDASRPSCAVVLDQLAELPQVHLVRLAENQGKGGAVMAGLRAAASLGFSHALQVDADGQHDLQNLAQFLAQAHQAPQTLICGYPQYDASVPKGRLYGRYATHVWVWINSLSLNIRDSMCGFRVYPLAPTLAVIDSVPLGTRMDFDTEILVRLSWRNQPMHWLPIRVHYPADGISHFRLLEDNLLISKMHAKLFFGMLCRAPLILWRRRYGRRRWRG; the protein is encoded by the coding sequence GTGATCCCGGTGTACAACCATGAACATGCCGTGAGCGCTGTGCTACAGGGGCTACTCGCTGCCGGGCTGCCTTGTGTCTTGGTGGATGACGCCTCGCGGCCGAGCTGCGCCGTGGTACTCGATCAACTCGCTGAGCTGCCTCAGGTTCACCTCGTTCGTCTGGCAGAGAACCAGGGTAAAGGCGGCGCGGTGATGGCCGGGCTGCGTGCCGCAGCAAGTCTCGGTTTCAGCCATGCCCTGCAAGTAGACGCCGACGGCCAGCACGACCTGCAAAACCTCGCGCAGTTTCTCGCCCAGGCACATCAGGCGCCGCAGACCTTGATTTGCGGCTACCCGCAGTACGACGCCAGCGTGCCCAAGGGCCGCCTGTACGGGCGCTATGCGACCCACGTCTGGGTCTGGATCAACAGCCTGTCGCTGAACATCCGCGACTCCATGTGCGGCTTTCGCGTCTACCCGCTGGCGCCGACCCTGGCGGTGATCGACTCGGTGCCACTCGGCACCCGCATGGACTTCGACACGGAAATCCTCGTGCGCCTGAGCTGGCGCAACCAGCCAATGCACTGGCTGCCGATTCGCGTGCATTACCCGGCGGACGGCATCTCGCATTTCCGCCTGCTGGAGGACAACCTGCTGATTTCGAAGATGCACGCCAAACTGTTCTTCGGCATGCTCTGCCGCGCACCGCTGATACTTTGGCGTCGCCGGTACGGGCGGCGCAGGTGGCGCGGATGA
- a CDS encoding outer membrane lipoprotein carrier protein LolA, which yields MRSTQPTALLLALLFAPLAQAFDLDQLSAQLAEPAVVRGEFIQEKHLRALPKPLTSTGHFVMAKQHGLLWLLQSPLQQDYRINGAGISRRAANSWQTLPQQGASAQQNRLFLAVLQGDSSGLRDDFDLALSGDASDWQLKLTPRAVLLKQIFTAITIEGGALVQRIELLETQGDSTVMHMPGSVAGTALSEAERHDFVE from the coding sequence CTGCGCTCTACCCAGCCTACGGCGCTACTTCTAGCGCTGCTTTTTGCACCCTTGGCCCAGGCCTTCGATCTGGATCAGCTCTCCGCCCAATTGGCCGAGCCGGCGGTGGTGCGCGGCGAGTTCATTCAGGAAAAACATCTGCGCGCGCTGCCAAAACCGCTGACCAGCACCGGCCATTTCGTCATGGCCAAGCAGCATGGTCTGCTCTGGCTGCTGCAAAGCCCGTTGCAACAGGACTACCGCATCAATGGCGCGGGCATTTCGCGGCGGGCTGCCAATAGCTGGCAAACCCTGCCCCAACAAGGCGCCAGCGCTCAGCAGAACCGTCTGTTCCTCGCCGTGCTGCAAGGCGACAGCAGCGGCCTGCGTGATGATTTCGACCTGGCATTGAGTGGCGATGCCAGCGACTGGCAGCTGAAATTGACGCCGCGGGCCGTGCTGCTCAAGCAAATTTTCACCGCGATCACTATCGAAGGCGGCGCCCTGGTACAGCGTATTGAACTGCTGGAAACCCAGGGCGACAGCACTGTCATGCACATGCCCGGCAGCGTTGCCGGTACAGCGCTGAGCGAAGCGGAGCGGCATGACTTTGTTGAATAA